The proteins below are encoded in one region of Sulfolobus sp. A20:
- the herA gene encoding DNA double-strand break repair helicase HerA has translation MIIGYVIGSATTQEASMLAEKPVRLGNYVMLEYDNVKVLGLITFVTRGSSMLDENMNDIEIVQKLKDYNDNIPFFIKAKIKLLCDLNKNCLMPDIPPSAGTPVREAEEEELKSIYSDGNIRIGTLVGTSVSVRLNINSLSRHLAILAATGAGKSNTVAVLSQRISELGGSVIIFDYHGEYYDSDMKNLNNIEPRLNPLYLTPREFATLLEVRENATIQFRILRRAFNKFKQEISNKIKEGQVSLSKLNQEFLEIMESYIQNEGKGEKRENPADELLNKLEEFVDRYNGVIDLSASDVIEKIKRSRVNVVNLTQLDEDSMDAVVSHYLRRILDSRKEFARKRSSGLKFPIISVIEEAHVFLSKNENTLTKYWASRIAREGRKFGVGLVIVSQRPKGLDDNILSQMTNKIILKIVEPNDKKYILESSDNLSEDLVEQLSSLDVGEAIIIGKIVKLPAIVKIDKFEGKLLGADPDMLKEWKNAEEEENSISGFVNFGSGEE, from the coding sequence ATGATAATTGGATATGTTATAGGTTCTGCCACTACTCAAGAAGCTTCAATGTTGGCGGAGAAACCAGTTAGGCTAGGAAATTACGTTATGCTAGAATATGATAATGTTAAGGTACTAGGTTTAATTACGTTTGTAACGCGTGGTAGTTCCATGTTAGATGAGAATATGAATGATATAGAAATTGTTCAAAAGTTAAAAGATTACAATGATAATATTCCGTTTTTCATTAAGGCAAAAATTAAACTATTATGTGATTTAAATAAAAACTGTTTAATGCCCGATATTCCTCCATCTGCTGGAACGCCAGTTAGAGAAGCAGAAGAAGAAGAATTAAAAAGTATTTACTCGGATGGTAATATTAGGATAGGTACTCTAGTTGGGACATCAGTAAGTGTGAGATTGAATATTAACTCGTTGTCAAGGCATTTAGCAATACTAGCAGCTACGGGGGCGGGAAAGTCAAATACAGTAGCAGTTTTGTCACAAAGAATATCTGAGTTAGGTGGATCTGTTATAATATTTGACTATCATGGAGAATATTACGATAGCGATATGAAAAATTTGAATAATATTGAGCCCAGACTTAATCCGTTATATCTAACTCCTAGAGAATTTGCTACATTATTGGAGGTTAGAGAAAATGCTACAATACAGTTTAGAATACTAAGAAGAGCATTCAATAAATTTAAGCAGGAGATATCGAATAAAATTAAGGAAGGTCAAGTATCTCTTTCCAAATTAAATCAAGAATTTCTTGAAATAATGGAGAGTTACATTCAAAATGAAGGTAAAGGAGAGAAAAGAGAGAACCCTGCTGATGAACTTCTTAATAAGTTAGAAGAATTTGTTGATAGATATAATGGTGTAATAGATTTATCAGCTTCTGACGTCATAGAGAAAATTAAGAGAAGTAGAGTTAATGTTGTAAACTTGACTCAACTAGATGAGGATTCAATGGATGCTGTGGTGTCACATTATTTAAGAAGAATTTTAGACTCCAGAAAAGAATTTGCTAGAAAGAGATCCTCTGGTTTAAAGTTTCCTATAATTTCCGTTATCGAAGAAGCTCATGTATTCCTTTCTAAGAATGAAAATACGTTAACTAAATATTGGGCTTCCAGAATAGCAAGAGAAGGAAGAAAGTTCGGTGTCGGATTAGTAATAGTTAGCCAGAGACCAAAAGGGCTAGATGATAATATCTTAAGTCAAATGACCAATAAGATTATTTTGAAAATAGTTGAACCTAATGATAAAAAATACATCTTGGAGTCTAGTGATAATTTAAGTGAAGATTTAGTTGAACAGCTTTCGTCATTGGATGTAGGAGAAGCGATAATAATAGGTAAGATAGTTAAATTACCTGCTATAGTAAAGATAGACAAGTTTGAGGGAAAACTATTAGGGGCTGATCCTGATATGTTAAAAGAATGGAAAAACGCGGAAGAGGAAGAAAATAGTATATCGGGATTTGTGAATTTTGGTTCTGGTGAAGAGTAA
- the mre11 gene encoding DNA double-strand break repair protein Mre11 gives MLILHVSDTHLGKRQYSLLEREKDLYDVFSKIVDIALENHVDAVIHSGDLFDVHNPPNNAILNAIKSLRKLKEANIPFLSIPGDHDTPKRKGYIYPHNILAELDLIKILDYRTPYILGNNLEVYGISHVPTISRQILKEMLSSLKPSSTRSILLLHQGFKQLLPYESSWQLEIGDLPKGFGYYALGHLHDRWKMEMDNGSIVAIAGSPDIMREEEIAGYEKNRKGVYLIDFSKNLPILQEINLEIRPQIVRAVDTRNLKVDIQNIKDEIKKLKSKPILHIILRGEKMRRDKLNAELTTELSDVVAYYRIYKDETSQTIGNLTITPPKDKGLDKIILEYLTEYEKFSKEEAELIIEMIKNVDSSENVEKILMKLGGLE, from the coding sequence ATGCTTATACTACATGTTTCAGATACTCATTTAGGTAAAAGACAATATTCTTTACTAGAGAGAGAGAAAGACCTCTATGATGTATTTTCAAAAATAGTAGATATAGCCTTGGAGAATCATGTCGATGCTGTAATTCACTCTGGCGATCTCTTCGATGTACATAATCCGCCTAATAACGCTATTCTTAATGCAATAAAAAGTTTAAGAAAGCTTAAAGAAGCAAACATACCATTCTTATCTATTCCCGGTGATCATGATACGCCTAAAAGAAAAGGTTATATCTACCCTCATAACATTTTAGCTGAGTTAGATCTAATAAAAATACTTGATTATAGGACTCCATACATATTAGGTAATAATCTGGAAGTCTATGGAATTTCACATGTGCCAACTATTTCAAGACAAATTCTGAAGGAAATGTTATCATCTTTAAAACCGAGTAGCACTAGAAGTATTTTGCTTTTACATCAAGGTTTTAAACAATTATTGCCATATGAGAGTTCGTGGCAGTTGGAGATAGGTGATTTACCTAAGGGTTTTGGATATTATGCTTTAGGTCACTTACATGATAGATGGAAAATGGAAATGGATAACGGGTCTATTGTGGCTATAGCTGGTTCTCCAGATATTATGAGGGAAGAGGAAATTGCAGGCTATGAAAAAAATCGTAAAGGGGTATACTTAATAGATTTTTCCAAGAATTTACCAATACTTCAAGAGATAAACTTAGAGATTAGACCACAAATTGTAAGAGCTGTCGATACACGTAATTTAAAGGTTGATATTCAAAACATAAAGGATGAGATAAAAAAGTTGAAGTCTAAACCAATATTACACATTATATTGCGTGGAGAAAAAATGAGAAGAGACAAATTGAATGCCGAATTAACAACGGAATTAAGTGACGTCGTTGCCTATTATAGGATATATAAAGATGAAACTTCTCAGACAATTGGGAATTTAACTATCACTCCACCTAAGGATAAGGGATTAGATAAAATAATTCTGGAGTATCTAACTGAATATGAAAAGTTCAGTAAAGAGGAAGCAGAATTGATAATAGAAATGATTAAGAATGTAGATTCAAGTGAAAATGTTGAGAAAATTCTAATGAAATTAGGAGGTCTGGAATAA
- a CDS encoding AAA family ATPase, whose translation MKIDKIELENFISHEKSTVQFKGEVNVILGPNGAGKSSIIDGIVFAMFREKSRGVLENFIKRGASRSKVSLTLSRGNDVIIIKRNLSRGSGSIEDHLLVNNKPITYGAENVTSELEKYLGIDKDIALSTIIVRQGELDKILDEFQNTIGGILKLEAIDKLIDSKGPIANLIKQLESKLEGFNVLKSQYNQIRDRLKEKQDKVKELENYISSLSNEIANLESSLGQVNKELDEYEIKRENYIKIKTSLDEKNKSFEEIEREIKRLENETRNISELEKEVEQLEKLRELKNNLDRYLLLKDNYDSVSKSINDLQVEIDEYEKSLRKKRELEPFYIKYTQLYSEKKRIDEEYNRYIQLKSKIASKEQTLEKYKNDLANIQFNEKNLEEVEKNIKEFENQKSELDRKLGQIQNGIKEADEIIKNITQVKSDRCPICGRPLDDEHRQRVISEYTEKRDSLVKEKERTEENLRELTNKLNKLRLEQKRIMSEKGKFDKIKMQIEELEDELSKLKQEISKYGNIEDRRNEVNNELEKLKDYYDNYLKLSKYDESSLSDKKRRIEELLNKKKQIEGELRKLENEVKGLNKFEIERRIEELEKKKKSLDDLRRKRAILEEDLKKKENLEKEIEKLKQKLEEISFDEDYYQELKKKVENLDKFLDERRNMKSKIEGELSSLKKEIEDMNTQMVQIESKLGEETKITNAISKLTRIREALGEKRLQSYIIMATKQVIENNLNDIISKFDLSIKNAEIEISPKRGKSNRGDYIIVYTNSGDQLPVTSLSGGEKMALALGLRLAIARSLMSDANFFILDEPTVHLDEDRRNYLIEIIKNLKEVVPQIIVVTHDREIENAADYVINVEKKGNKSVVSEANDN comes from the coding sequence ATGAAAATAGATAAAATAGAGCTAGAGAACTTCATTAGTCATGAGAAATCTACAGTTCAATTCAAAGGAGAGGTAAATGTAATATTAGGTCCTAATGGAGCCGGTAAAAGCTCAATAATTGATGGCATCGTTTTTGCCATGTTTAGGGAAAAAAGCAGGGGTGTTCTAGAGAATTTCATTAAACGTGGTGCATCAAGAAGCAAGGTTTCGTTAACTTTGTCTAGAGGTAATGATGTAATAATAATAAAAAGAAACTTAAGTAGAGGTAGTGGTTCTATTGAAGATCATCTTTTAGTAAACAATAAGCCTATTACTTATGGTGCTGAAAATGTAACATCAGAACTGGAAAAATATTTAGGAATAGATAAAGATATTGCCCTCTCTACTATAATCGTAAGACAAGGAGAATTGGATAAAATCTTAGATGAGTTCCAAAATACTATAGGTGGTATTCTCAAACTTGAGGCGATTGACAAATTAATTGATAGTAAGGGTCCAATAGCCAATTTAATTAAGCAATTGGAGTCAAAACTTGAAGGCTTTAACGTACTGAAGAGTCAATATAACCAAATAAGGGATAGATTAAAGGAAAAGCAAGATAAAGTAAAGGAGTTAGAGAATTACATATCATCTTTGTCTAATGAAATCGCTAACCTTGAAAGTTCTCTAGGACAAGTTAATAAAGAGTTAGATGAGTATGAGATAAAGAGAGAGAATTATATTAAAATAAAAACTAGTCTAGATGAGAAGAACAAATCATTTGAAGAAATTGAAAGGGAAATAAAGAGACTTGAAAACGAGACTAGAAATATAAGTGAATTAGAAAAAGAAGTGGAGCAGTTAGAAAAATTAAGAGAACTTAAAAATAATTTAGATAGATATTTATTATTGAAAGATAACTATGATTCAGTATCTAAGAGTATAAATGATCTTCAAGTGGAAATTGATGAATATGAAAAGTCTCTAAGGAAGAAAAGGGAGTTAGAACCCTTTTATATTAAGTATACCCAATTGTATAGTGAGAAGAAAAGAATCGACGAAGAGTATAATAGATATATTCAGTTAAAAAGTAAAATCGCATCTAAAGAACAAACTTTGGAGAAATATAAAAATGATTTAGCGAATATACAATTTAATGAAAAAAATTTAGAAGAAGTCGAAAAGAACATAAAGGAGTTTGAAAATCAAAAATCTGAATTAGATAGGAAATTGGGACAAATTCAAAATGGTATCAAGGAGGCTGATGAAATAATCAAAAATATTACCCAGGTTAAAAGTGATAGGTGTCCTATCTGTGGAAGACCTTTAGATGATGAGCATAGGCAGAGAGTTATCAGCGAATATACTGAAAAAAGGGATAGTCTAGTAAAGGAAAAAGAGCGCACTGAAGAGAATTTAAGAGAGCTAACTAATAAATTAAATAAATTAAGATTGGAACAAAAAAGAATAATGTCTGAAAAGGGAAAATTCGACAAGATAAAAATGCAAATAGAAGAGTTAGAGGATGAACTATCGAAATTAAAGCAAGAAATTAGTAAATATGGAAATATAGAGGATAGAAGAAATGAAGTTAACAATGAATTAGAAAAACTCAAGGACTATTATGATAATTACCTTAAATTATCCAAGTATGATGAAAGTTCTCTTTCAGATAAGAAGCGGAGAATAGAGGAGCTACTTAATAAGAAGAAGCAAATTGAAGGTGAATTAAGGAAATTAGAGAACGAAGTTAAAGGATTAAACAAATTTGAAATCGAAAGAAGGATAGAAGAGCTAGAGAAGAAGAAGAAAAGTTTAGATGATTTAAGGAGAAAGAGAGCAATATTGGAAGAGGATCTTAAGAAAAAAGAAAATTTAGAGAAAGAAATAGAAAAACTTAAGCAGAAATTAGAAGAAATATCTTTTGACGAAGATTATTATCAAGAATTAAAGAAAAAAGTAGAAAATCTGGATAAATTTCTAGATGAGAGGAGAAATATGAAAAGTAAGATAGAAGGAGAGTTGAGTAGCCTTAAGAAAGAAATAGAAGATATGAATACTCAGATGGTTCAGATCGAATCCAAGTTAGGTGAGGAGACAAAAATAACTAACGCAATTAGCAAATTAACCAGAATAAGGGAAGCTTTAGGAGAGAAAAGGCTACAGAGTTATATAATTATGGCAACTAAACAAGTTATAGAAAATAACTTAAATGATATAATATCGAAATTCGATTTATCAATTAAGAACGCAGAAATAGAGATATCCCCTAAGAGGGGAAAAAGTAATAGGGGAGATTATATTATAGTTTATACAAATAGTGGAGATCAATTGCCCGTAACCTCATTAAGTGGAGGAGAAAAAATGGCATTAGCATTAGGTTTAAGGTTAGCCATAGCTAGAAGTCTCATGTCTGATGCTAATTTCTTCATCCTAGACGAGCCAACAGTTCACTTAGATGAGGATAGAAGAAATTATCTCATCGAAATAATTAAAAACTTGAAAGAGGTAGTACCACAAATTATTGTAGTTACACACGACAGAGAGATAGAAAATGCAGCAGACTATGTAATTAATGTGGAAAAGAAAGGAAATAAGAGCGTGGTGAGTGAGGCTAATGATAACTAA
- the nurA gene encoding DNA double-strand break repair nuclease NurA, with the protein MITKVYDILLKDHQKIRDQIFNISKYLEKEIKEQISANWRVYNPNPKVNKKIIAIDGGSFTRAMRIGILYVIDAEAVLGYEGKIQVISEDGKIGFFRPGVDARERANLLMEALELKLSLDYSGQGDYVLLDGNLVKKLGKKVNMEGLTQDDLKMVESLDIDNIISLKDEKKMKKILELLNQYIIAKIVEDFSDKVMWISKISRSKDVFNTDYPDTVLLELFTQDPGFSKILTKTIDSNLISDNYDKLEILKGMEYSSFYVRLSKGSRVLRVDVLGRIDENIVKEIVDVLANVSIKGYPFPLLKAHIDVRISSEDRRRILNMIGSKFKKEIEWWPSQFY; encoded by the coding sequence ATGATAACTAAAGTATATGACATATTACTGAAGGATCATCAAAAAATAAGAGATCAGATATTTAATATTTCAAAATATTTGGAGAAAGAAATTAAAGAACAGATTTCAGCAAATTGGAGAGTATATAATCCAAATCCTAAGGTAAATAAAAAAATTATAGCGATTGATGGTGGTTCATTTACTAGGGCTATGAGAATAGGAATCCTATATGTTATCGACGCAGAGGCTGTATTGGGTTATGAAGGTAAAATTCAAGTAATATCTGAAGATGGTAAGATTGGTTTCTTTAGACCCGGTGTCGATGCGAGAGAGAGAGCTAACTTGTTAATGGAAGCTTTAGAACTTAAATTATCTTTAGATTACAGCGGTCAAGGGGATTATGTCCTTTTAGATGGTAATTTAGTAAAAAAATTGGGCAAAAAGGTGAATATGGAGGGTTTAACCCAAGATGATTTAAAGATGGTTGAAAGTCTGGACATTGATAATATTATCTCATTAAAGGATGAGAAAAAAATGAAAAAGATTCTAGAATTGCTAAATCAGTATATAATTGCTAAAATTGTAGAAGATTTTAGTGATAAAGTTATGTGGATATCTAAAATCAGCAGATCTAAAGATGTTTTTAATACAGATTATCCAGACACTGTACTATTAGAGTTATTTACGCAAGACCCGGGATTTTCAAAAATATTAACTAAAACTATAGATTCTAATCTTATATCAGATAACTACGATAAGCTAGAAATTTTGAAAGGGATGGAATATAGCTCCTTTTATGTAAGGCTTAGTAAGGGTAGTAGGGTTTTAAGGGTAGATGTTTTAGGAAGGATTGATGAAAACATAGTTAAGGAGATTGTAGATGTTTTAGCTAATGTATCAATAAAGGGCTATCCTTTCCCTTTGTTGAAGGCACATATAGATGTCAGAATTTCAAGTGAAGACAGAAGACGCATACTAAATATGATTGGAAGTAAATTTAAGAAAGAGATTGAGTGGTGGCCAAGCCAGTTTTATTAA
- a CDS encoding cation diffusion facilitator family transporter — protein MRITLILMTLIVITTLIAYFISHSPLLLSEFSHSFIDFITILLSILLIGKISGISGNKNFIYTYGLHRLEIFSAILNIVTIIVLSLFIVYSSIISLLLGIHENPILLIIISTIAGILTYVANKFTREDNIGKKGISLHLFSDLISYILGIFAGFIILLYKLYFIDPATAIAIVAINLIITRPILREAYVILMEGSPVNTQDIKSVLESEKINVHHLHVWSVCSHIKAATLHVKVSPNTTIKETDEIRRKISNILKEKYNITHLTVQFESENYD, from the coding sequence GTGAGAATAACTTTAATTTTAATGACTTTAATTGTTATAACAACACTTATAGCATATTTCATAAGTCACAGTCCACTACTCCTCTCTGAATTTTCTCATTCATTTATAGATTTTATTACTATTTTACTATCTATATTACTAATAGGCAAAATTTCTGGGATCTCCGGTAATAAAAACTTTATTTATACATATGGACTCCACAGATTGGAAATTTTTTCCGCTATACTAAACATAGTAACTATTATAGTTCTGTCACTATTTATTGTCTATTCTTCTATTATATCATTATTATTAGGCATTCATGAAAACCCAATACTTCTTATAATTATTTCAACTATTGCTGGAATTTTAACATACGTAGCCAATAAGTTCACGAGAGAAGATAACATAGGTAAGAAGGGCATAAGCTTACACTTATTTTCTGATCTGATAAGCTATATTTTAGGAATATTTGCTGGCTTTATTATATTACTTTATAAACTTTACTTTATTGATCCAGCAACGGCAATAGCCATAGTAGCCATCAATCTAATAATCACTAGACCGATTTTAAGAGAAGCTTACGTTATATTAATGGAAGGCTCCCCAGTTAATACGCAGGACATAAAATCTGTCTTAGAAAGCGAAAAGATTAATGTTCATCACTTGCACGTCTGGTCGGTCTGTAGTCATATTAAGGCTGCGACACTACACGTTAAAGTTAGTCCAAACACTACAATTAAAGAGACCGACGAAATCAGAAGAAAAATTTCTAATATCCTCAAAGAGAAATATAATATAACTCACTTAACAGTTCAGTTTGAATCAGAAAACTATGATTAA
- a CDS encoding class I SAM-dependent methyltransferase, which produces MEYENIFNDPKGYKRWYEEHNKIYDNERNVVRSFNLKDCLDIGSGPGIFHEVIHGYKVSVDISLLMLMESKSDDSVLSDALYLPFRNKSFDCTFTSVTICFIDSLEKFISEIERVTKKRAVICFIPRDSPWGKYYDELGKKGHKYYSRAIFRTKEEIYKTINKYMKIITVRSTLSSEPSNEKSWEDNDIYYDDDRGSFICVEAITR; this is translated from the coding sequence ATGGAGTATGAAAACATATTTAATGATCCAAAAGGATATAAAAGATGGTACGAAGAACACAATAAAATATACGATAATGAAAGAAATGTCGTTAGAAGTTTTAACCTTAAAGATTGTTTAGACATAGGATCTGGACCAGGCATATTTCATGAAGTTATACATGGATACAAAGTCTCAGTAGACATATCATTATTAATGCTAATGGAAAGTAAAAGCGATGATAGTGTATTAAGTGATGCGTTATACTTGCCTTTTAGGAACAAATCATTTGACTGTACTTTCACATCAGTTACAATATGTTTTATTGATAGTCTTGAAAAATTTATTAGTGAAATAGAGAGAGTAACCAAAAAGCGGGCGGTAATATGCTTTATACCTAGAGATTCTCCATGGGGAAAATACTATGATGAATTGGGTAAGAAAGGACATAAATACTACTCTAGAGCAATTTTTAGAACTAAAGAAGAAATATACAAAACTATTAATAAATATATGAAAATAATCACAGTAAGGTCTACATTAAGCTCAGAACCATCTAATGAGAAAAGCTGGGAGGATAATGATATATATTACGATGATGACAGAGGTTCATTTATTTGTGTTGAGGCTATCACCCGGTAG
- a CDS encoding nucleoside hydrolase, translating into MRKVIIDSDTASDDTIAILLASRYFDLLGVTIVAGNVKFENQVKNALFTLEYIGRSDVPVYIGADRPILGKWRTVEEVHGNNGMGDWNYPEPNKKPTDEHAVDAILRLSKEYNGELEILAVSPLTNIALAYLKDHKIVSRIRKIWIMGGAFSKGNTTPIAEFNFWVDPEAAKIILNAGFDVTIVPWETAELHAVVNEKDWDRISKMNTRLSDFFIRVNKTLRDYSKAQGINGSVHPDSLTVAIAYDSTIIKRSLRRYVDVETCSESRGAMLIDWYSHNRQNAEIVLEADDEKFKNLLFSTLSKF; encoded by the coding sequence GTGAGAAAGGTAATAATTGATTCAGACACAGCCAGTGATGATACAATAGCTATACTATTAGCTTCGAGATATTTTGATCTTCTTGGAGTTACTATTGTCGCGGGTAACGTTAAATTCGAGAATCAGGTGAAGAACGCTTTGTTCACGCTAGAATATATTGGAAGATCAGACGTTCCAGTTTATATTGGAGCGGATAGACCAATACTAGGTAAGTGGAGAACTGTAGAAGAAGTTCACGGTAATAATGGAATGGGAGATTGGAATTATCCAGAGCCTAATAAGAAGCCTACAGATGAACATGCTGTGGATGCGATATTAAGACTCTCGAAAGAATACAATGGAGAACTTGAAATCTTGGCAGTATCGCCCCTAACAAATATTGCCTTAGCTTATCTAAAGGATCACAAAATAGTAAGCAGAATAAGGAAGATATGGATTATGGGGGGAGCATTTTCCAAGGGAAATACTACACCCATTGCTGAATTTAACTTTTGGGTTGACCCAGAGGCAGCTAAAATTATACTTAATGCCGGTTTTGATGTAACTATAGTTCCATGGGAGACTGCAGAACTTCATGCTGTTGTTAATGAAAAAGATTGGGATCGAATATCGAAAATGAATACTAGGTTATCAGATTTCTTCATTAGAGTTAACAAGACTTTACGTGATTATTCTAAAGCACAAGGCATAAATGGAAGTGTTCACCCTGATTCGTTAACAGTTGCTATAGCTTACGATAGCACAATAATAAAGAGATCATTAAGGAGGTATGTTGATGTTGAAACCTGTTCAGAATCTAGAGGTGCAATGTTGATAGATTGGTATAGTCATAACAGACAGAATGCTGAAATAGTATTAGAAGCTGATGATGAAAAGTTTAAGAATTTATTGTTTAGTACCCTTAGTAAGTTTTGA
- a CDS encoding Fur family transcriptional regulator, with translation MEADLANLLRQRNLKVTPQRIAILKLIMKGGHFSGEQIFQELKKTEPSISLSTVYNTLETLKNAGILNSFEANGITWFEINRKPHINVFCTNNSEIIDVDDLEINDLTVELNKKGLDVKNVSIVVYADCSKLTKGTKQ, from the coding sequence ATGGAAGCTGATCTAGCAAACCTCTTGAGGCAAAGGAACTTAAAGGTAACTCCCCAGAGGATAGCTATATTAAAACTAATTATGAAAGGAGGCCATTTCAGCGGAGAACAGATCTTTCAAGAACTAAAAAAAACAGAACCCAGCATTAGTCTATCTACAGTCTATAATACATTGGAAACTTTAAAGAATGCTGGAATACTGAATTCCTTTGAAGCGAATGGTATTACTTGGTTCGAAATAAATAGGAAACCACATATTAACGTGTTCTGCACTAATAACAGTGAAATTATAGATGTAGATGATTTAGAAATAAATGACTTAACTGTGGAATTAAATAAAAAGGGGTTGGATGTGAAAAACGTTAGTATTGTAGTCTACGCTGATTGCTCAAAACTTACTAAGGGTACTAAACAATAA
- a CDS encoding archaea-specific SMC-related protein, which translates to MKVRVYNIGGITQEYSIDLEKGVTTYEAPNAYGKTSLVRALVSMLTSSIKPEDLLNVFADNGYVEVYLDNKEYYRRIKRVKNGLYEEKNLIMDDDRALLLTYFSPENRLVTQILSGDGNVEWFISATSKINEIRAKKEEMQKLLNAEIASRDELQKKYNDIREIQNKIRALDEEMEKLEKERESSSNIVMKTTHTITITRQNKINEIMNKIKVKKDELANLELALKKIEEEIQSKQSKISSEIKSQIQKELDEINEKLKAKSNDRSELEIELKVLERVFEEVKESDKQHLDTCNVCGSKVDPSIWKVRIDVIERELRDKTSLLDSVRNDIISLQKRKEELELKLKEFESVENDIIKLKGKREELINRIGSVKFQIDDLERQKRETEERFNRSESLSGAVITPDDSNAILKRIEELRKKREEYEYELQLLGVPSSILEELKEKEIRIEQLQKQVEELQVEYIKRLTKARDEFTRISNQLLRRFEFEMEAEIDNNYRLVVKRRGATIDIKKLSSSERTTLALILVLSALKAYFKTPYFIIDESAMTFDQKRFNRLLEYLSEIADYVIVTKSNESTEIKTIPSKQVEIST; encoded by the coding sequence ATGAAGGTTAGAGTATATAATATAGGTGGAATAACACAAGAATATAGTATTGACCTAGAGAAAGGCGTTACAACATATGAAGCTCCAAACGCTTATGGTAAGACATCGTTAGTTAGGGCATTAGTGTCTATGCTAACATCTAGCATTAAGCCAGAGGACTTGCTGAATGTTTTTGCTGATAATGGGTATGTTGAAGTATATTTAGATAATAAAGAGTACTATAGAAGGATAAAGAGGGTTAAAAACGGATTATATGAAGAAAAGAATCTAATAATGGATGACGATAGAGCTTTACTGTTAACGTACTTCTCTCCAGAAAATAGATTAGTAACCCAAATTTTATCTGGAGATGGAAACGTAGAATGGTTTATTTCAGCTACTTCTAAAATCAATGAAATTAGAGCTAAGAAAGAGGAAATGCAGAAGCTATTAAATGCGGAAATAGCTTCAAGAGATGAGTTACAAAAGAAGTATAACGATATAAGGGAAATTCAAAATAAAATAAGAGCTCTTGATGAGGAGATGGAGAAACTAGAAAAAGAGAGGGAAAGTAGCTCTAATATTGTGATGAAGACTACACACACAATAACAATAACGAGACAAAATAAGATAAACGAGATCATGAATAAGATAAAGGTAAAGAAAGATGAGCTTGCTAACTTAGAACTTGCACTGAAGAAGATAGAAGAGGAAATTCAAAGTAAGCAATCAAAGATCTCTTCAGAAATTAAATCTCAAATACAGAAAGAATTAGACGAAATTAATGAGAAACTTAAGGCTAAAAGTAATGATAGGTCTGAGTTGGAAATAGAACTTAAAGTATTAGAGAGGGTATTTGAGGAAGTAAAAGAGTCAGATAAGCAACACCTTGACACGTGCAATGTGTGTGGAAGTAAGGTTGATCCGAGTATATGGAAAGTTAGAATAGACGTTATAGAGCGAGAATTGAGAGATAAAACTTCGTTGCTAGACTCTGTTCGTAATGACATAATTAGTTTACAGAAGAGAAAAGAAGAATTAGAGTTAAAACTAAAGGAGTTTGAAAGCGTTGAGAATGATATTATTAAGTTAAAGGGTAAGAGAGAAGAGCTAATAAACAGGATAGGTTCTGTTAAATTCCAAATTGATGATCTCGAGAGACAGAAGAGAGAGACAGAAGAGAGATTCAATAGGAGTGAGTCTTTAAGTGGAGCAGTAATCACACCAGATGATAGTAATGCTATTTTGAAGAGAATTGAGGAATTGAGAAAGAAAAGGGAGGAATACGAGTATGAGTTGCAATTATTAGGCGTCCCATCCTCGATATTAGAGGAGCTTAAGGAAAAGGAAATAAGAATAGAGCAGTTGCAGAAACAAGTTGAGGAGTTACAAGTGGAGTACATCAAAAGACTGACTAAAGCTAGGGATGAATTTACTAGAATATCAAATCAATTGTTGAGAAGGTTTGAATTTGAGATGGAAGCGGAAATAGATAATAATTACAGATTAGTTGTGAAAAGAAGAGGAGCAACCATAGATATAAAGAAATTATCTTCATCAGAGAGGACTACATTAGCGTTAATACTAGTGCTAAGCGCTCTTAAAGCTTACTTCAAGACGCCTTACTTCATAATTGATGAGTCAGCAATGACTTTTGATCAGAAGAGGTTTAATAGATTACTAGAGTACTTATCAGAAATAGCAGATTATGTAATAGTAACCAAAAGTAATGAGAGCACAGAAATAAAAACAATACCATCTAAACAAGTTGAAATTTCAACTTAA